One stretch of Riemerella columbina DNA includes these proteins:
- the dnaN gene encoding DNA polymerase III subunit beta gives MKFIVASSELQKALQVVSGVISNSQSRPILENYLFELNGPELKITSSDGETTLITSVEVMSEDHGKIAVPAKTFQDLIKTFGEQPLTFVVKESSNEAGRLLEILDDKDNYEVALDNAEDYPEMPEFDASQSVKMPSGVLAEALVNTLFATSSDTLRPVMTGVLFQFKENEANFVATDSHRLVVYNRKDIKHDEPIEFIMPKKPLAIFKNILSNSEEEVTIDFSENMAKFTFGKHTWICRLIDGKYPNYNAVIPQESPNILTVNRNLLLSSIRRASILSNKSTNQVRFKLSGNILHLHAEDTEYANKADMQIPCDYKGEDINIGFSSKFLTEMLAVLVSDDVVMRLSQANRPGILEPADGLDESEHILMLSMPVIGI, from the coding sequence ATGAAATTTATCGTAGCAAGTAGCGAATTGCAGAAAGCACTACAAGTGGTTAGTGGCGTTATTTCCAACTCGCAGTCGCGTCCTATTTTAGAGAACTATTTGTTTGAATTGAATGGACCAGAGCTTAAAATAACCTCTTCAGATGGAGAAACCACACTGATTACTTCCGTAGAAGTGATGTCTGAAGACCACGGTAAAATAGCCGTTCCCGCGAAGACTTTCCAAGATTTAATCAAAACCTTTGGAGAGCAACCGCTGACCTTTGTGGTTAAAGAATCCAGCAATGAGGCTGGCAGGCTTTTAGAAATTTTAGATGATAAAGATAACTATGAAGTGGCGTTAGACAACGCTGAGGACTATCCAGAAATGCCAGAATTTGATGCCTCGCAGAGCGTTAAAATGCCTTCTGGGGTTTTAGCCGAAGCCTTGGTGAACACTCTTTTTGCCACAAGTAGTGATACCCTACGCCCAGTGATGACGGGGGTGCTCTTCCAATTTAAAGAAAATGAAGCCAACTTTGTAGCGACAGATTCGCATAGACTCGTGGTTTACAATAGAAAAGACATCAAGCACGATGAGCCGATTGAATTCATTATGCCTAAAAAACCACTCGCCATCTTTAAAAATATCTTATCCAATAGCGAGGAGGAGGTAACCATTGATTTCAGCGAAAATATGGCGAAGTTCACTTTCGGTAAACACACTTGGATTTGTAGATTGATTGATGGCAAATACCCGAATTATAATGCGGTAATCCCTCAAGAAAGCCCTAACATTCTTACCGTGAACCGAAACTTATTGTTGAGTTCCATTAGAAGGGCTTCCATTTTATCTAATAAATCCACCAACCAAGTGCGCTTCAAGCTGTCAGGAAATATTCTTCACCTTCACGCCGAAGACACAGAGTATGCCAACAAAGCCGATATGCAGATTCCTTGCGACTACAAAGGCGAAGATATCAACATCGGTTTTAGCTCAAAATTCCTTACGGAAATGTTAGCCGTGTTGGTGTCTGATGATGTGGTGATGAGGCTCTCACAAGCCAACAGACCAGGGATATTAGAACCTGCCGATGGCTTAGACGAAAGCGAGCATATCCTAATGCTGTCTATGCCTGTCATTGGTATTTAA
- the pheT gene encoding phenylalanine--tRNA ligase subunit beta produces the protein MKISNNWLKDFIKTDLNTEKISTYLTDIGLEVEGVETFESVKGSLEGIVVGKVISCEKHPNADKLKKTTVDVGGEQLLNIVCGAPNVAEGQRVPVAVVGTKIYDKDGGFFEIKKAKIRGEVSEGMICAEDELGLGNSHEGIMVLDETYEIGQPFANYFDLTQDEVYEIGLTPNRTDAMSHYGVARDLSAFLSVANLTSVEFEKVNSEIFQPEGEAHFSVEVEDAERCPRYIGAILENVKVKPSPKWLQERLKAIGLNPINNVVDITNYILHGLGQPLHAFDADKISGRKVIVGTCPEGTPFTTLDGVERKLNGTETIIKDGNQNPMCIAGVLGGADSGVTEQTTTVFLESAYFDPVAVRKAAKAHGLNTDASFRFERGVDVNMVRTAITKAIVLLQDLAEAQLVGDLIEVYPEKINPHYVVFRYSKLDQILGIKIHRETIKKILKSLEIEILNEIPDGLELSVPTYRADVTREIDVIEEILRIYGYNKVESPTKISFTPVHLDVDHQDALESAWAGLLQGQGFHEVMNNSLTLVKDETNAVKLLNPLSGDLAFMRKSLLEGLLQNAVYNINRKNADIKFFEFGKIYHHFEQYQERKQLALLISGRHEGENWLVQKSSSDFYHLKAFVSLLLSKLNIKLKEKPLEDHRFSDAIEIVSKGKTIARLGKVAPELLKDVDMQQEAFYAEIELETAQELRQKGEFKFNDIPKFNKIKRDLALLIDQNTTYAELYEAVNSKQLPYLQGVELFDVYQGKNLPAGKKSYALRFELLSEEKTLEEQEITAVMNKIIGIFEKEFGAELRS, from the coding sequence ATGAAAATTTCCAATAATTGGTTAAAAGATTTTATAAAAACAGACCTAAATACCGAAAAAATAAGCACTTACCTGACCGATATCGGTTTAGAAGTAGAGGGCGTAGAGACTTTTGAAAGCGTAAAAGGCAGCTTAGAAGGCATCGTGGTAGGGAAAGTCATATCTTGCGAAAAGCACCCCAATGCGGATAAACTCAAAAAAACAACCGTAGATGTCGGTGGTGAGCAACTACTGAATATCGTTTGCGGCGCACCCAATGTGGCAGAAGGTCAGCGCGTGCCTGTGGCGGTAGTAGGAACCAAAATTTATGATAAAGATGGCGGTTTTTTTGAAATCAAGAAAGCCAAAATCCGTGGCGAAGTCTCCGAAGGGATGATTTGTGCCGAAGACGAATTGGGGCTGGGCAATAGCCACGAGGGCATTATGGTTTTAGATGAAACCTACGAAATTGGGCAGCCTTTTGCAAATTATTTTGACTTGACCCAAGATGAGGTTTACGAAATCGGATTAACCCCCAACCGTACCGATGCGATGTCTCACTATGGCGTGGCTCGGGATTTAAGTGCCTTTTTATCCGTAGCCAACCTGACTTCGGTGGAGTTTGAAAAAGTCAACTCAGAGATCTTCCAACCCGAAGGCGAGGCGCATTTTTCGGTAGAAGTAGAAGATGCCGAGCGTTGCCCAAGGTATATTGGTGCCATTTTGGAAAATGTAAAAGTAAAGCCTTCGCCTAAATGGTTGCAAGAGCGTTTAAAAGCCATTGGACTTAACCCGATCAACAATGTGGTGGATATTACCAACTATATTTTGCACGGCTTGGGGCAGCCGCTTCACGCCTTTGATGCGGATAAAATCTCAGGGCGCAAGGTTATCGTGGGGACTTGTCCAGAGGGCACGCCGTTTACCACTTTAGATGGGGTAGAGCGCAAACTCAACGGCACGGAAACGATCATCAAAGATGGCAACCAAAATCCAATGTGCATCGCTGGGGTGCTGGGAGGCGCAGATTCTGGCGTAACCGAACAAACCACCACGGTATTTTTGGAAAGCGCCTACTTTGATCCAGTGGCGGTTCGGAAGGCTGCAAAAGCCCACGGACTGAATACCGATGCCTCGTTCCGCTTTGAAAGAGGTGTAGATGTCAATATGGTGAGAACCGCGATTACCAAAGCGATTGTCTTGCTTCAAGATTTAGCGGAAGCCCAGTTGGTGGGAGATTTGATAGAGGTCTATCCTGAAAAAATCAATCCGCATTATGTGGTGTTTAGATACTCTAAATTAGACCAAATTTTAGGCATTAAAATCCATAGAGAAACCATTAAGAAAATCCTTAAATCTTTGGAAATAGAGATTTTAAATGAAATTCCAGATGGTTTGGAGCTTTCGGTGCCTACTTACCGAGCAGATGTGACCCGAGAAATAGATGTGATAGAGGAAATTCTCCGCATCTATGGCTATAATAAAGTGGAAAGCCCGACTAAAATATCGTTTACGCCCGTGCATTTGGATGTAGACCATCAAGATGCTTTGGAAAGTGCTTGGGCAGGGCTTTTGCAAGGACAAGGCTTCCACGAGGTGATGAATAATTCCCTCACTTTGGTGAAAGATGAAACTAATGCCGTTAAGCTCCTTAATCCGCTTAGTGGTGATTTAGCGTTTATGAGAAAATCCCTATTGGAAGGGCTTTTGCAGAATGCTGTTTACAATATCAATAGAAAAAATGCCGACATCAAATTCTTTGAATTTGGGAAAATATACCACCATTTTGAGCAATACCAAGAGCGCAAGCAATTGGCGTTATTGATTTCAGGAAGACACGAGGGTGAGAATTGGTTGGTTCAAAAATCAAGTTCAGATTTTTATCATTTGAAGGCTTTTGTATCGCTTTTATTGTCAAAATTAAACATCAAACTCAAAGAGAAACCGTTGGAAGACCACCGTTTTTCTGATGCGATAGAAATCGTTTCAAAAGGCAAGACCATTGCCAGATTAGGAAAAGTGGCACCGGAATTGCTTAAAGATGTAGATATGCAGCAAGAGGCTTTTTATGCTGAAATAGAGTTGGAAACGGCTCAAGAGCTGAGACAAAAAGGAGAATTTAAGTTTAATGATATTCCTAAATTCAATAAAATTAAGCGAGATTTAGCCCTTTTGATAGACCAAAATACCACTTATGCCGAGCTTTATGAAGCGGTAAATAGTAAGCAATTGCCTTATTTACAAGGTGTTGAGTTGTTTGATGTGTATCAAGGTAAAAATCTCCCAGCGGGTAAAAAATCGTATGCGCTAAGGTTTGAACTTCTCAGCGAAGAGAAAACTTTGGAGGAGCAAGAAATTACCGCTGTGATGAATAAAATTATTGGTATTTTTGAAAAAGAATTTGGCGCAGAGTTGCGTTCTTAA
- a CDS encoding META domain-containing protein: MKKILLGLILGIVLVSCGAISGVNSKLGKSQTMLNNTEWELSGEKVGSSRTPILKIEEGRISGNAGCNNYFSQVTLDEQSGAFSAKNIGVTRMACKEMQVEQNFLKMLEEANQYVSDGKTLELYKNQLLLMKFTRK, from the coding sequence ATGAAAAAAATACTTTTAGGGCTCATTTTAGGCATTGTTTTGGTGTCTTGTGGGGCGATTTCTGGTGTTAATTCTAAATTAGGAAAATCTCAAACAATGCTTAATAATACAGAGTGGGAGCTTTCTGGCGAAAAGGTGGGCAGTAGCCGTACACCGATTTTAAAGATAGAGGAAGGCAGAATTTCTGGTAATGCAGGCTGCAATAATTACTTCTCTCAGGTAACTTTAGATGAACAATCTGGGGCATTTTCTGCAAAGAACATCGGAGTAACACGGATGGCGTGTAAGGAAATGCAGGTGGAGCAAAATTTCTTAAAAATGTTAGAAGAAGCCAACCAATATGTGAGTGATGGCAAAACTTTGGAGTTGTATAAAAATCAGCTTCTGTTGATGAAATTCACGAGAAAATAA
- a CDS encoding 3-hydroxyacyl-CoA dehydrogenase family protein codes for MKNIVVIGAGTMGNGIAHTFAQSGFDVKLVDISNEALDRGLATIEKNLDRMLAKERITAEQKAETLNHISPTTQLEEAVKTADLVVEAATENKDLKLNIFKQIDAHAPKHCILATNTSSISITQIAAVTQRPEQVIGMHFMNPVPIMKLVEIIKGYSTSAATFETIYQLSKILGKVPVEVNDYPGFVANRILMPMINEAIETLYNQVAGVEEIDTVMKLGMAHPMGPLQLADFIGLDVCLAILHVMYDGFKNPKYAPCPLLVNMVTAGKLGVKSGEGFYDYTETKKAEKVAAMFSKK; via the coding sequence ATGAAAAATATCGTAGTTATTGGCGCTGGCACAATGGGGAACGGCATTGCCCATACCTTTGCACAAAGCGGTTTTGATGTAAAATTGGTAGATATTTCCAACGAAGCCTTAGACAGAGGGCTGGCTACCATTGAGAAAAATTTAGATCGTATGCTCGCCAAAGAGCGCATCACTGCCGAGCAGAAAGCAGAAACGCTCAACCACATTAGCCCAACCACCCAACTGGAAGAAGCCGTAAAAACTGCCGACCTTGTGGTGGAAGCAGCCACCGAAAATAAAGACCTTAAACTCAATATTTTCAAACAAATCGATGCGCACGCACCTAAGCATTGCATCTTAGCCACCAATACCTCCTCTATTTCTATCACGCAGATTGCTGCGGTAACGCAACGCCCAGAGCAGGTGATTGGTATGCACTTTATGAATCCTGTGCCGATTATGAAACTGGTGGAAATCATCAAAGGTTATTCCACCTCTGCAGCCACTTTTGAGACCATCTATCAGCTTTCCAAAATTCTCGGCAAAGTGCCTGTGGAAGTGAACGACTACCCTGGCTTTGTAGCCAACCGTATCCTAATGCCGATGATTAACGAAGCCATAGAAACCCTCTACAACCAAGTAGCAGGCGTGGAGGAAATAGATACCGTGATGAAATTGGGAATGGCACACCCTATGGGGCCTTTACAGTTGGCAGATTTCATCGGTTTAGATGTTTGCTTGGCGATACTCCATGTGATGTATGACGGCTTCAAAAACCCGAAATATGCCCCTTGCCCACTCTTAGTAAATATGGTAACCGCAGGGAAATTAGGCGTAAAATCTGGCGAAGGTTTCTACGACTATACCGAAACAAAGAAAGCAGAAAAAGTAGCAGCAATGTTTTCTAAAAAATAA
- the rplT gene encoding 50S ribosomal protein L20 — protein MPRSVNSVASRARRKKVMKQAKGFFGRRKNVWTVAKNAVEKAMQYAYRGRKEKKRNFRSLWITRINAGCRTHGMSYSQFMGALKKNNIELNRKVLADLAMNHPEAFKAVIDQVK, from the coding sequence ATGCCAAGATCAGTTAATTCTGTAGCGTCTCGTGCACGCAGAAAAAAAGTAATGAAGCAAGCCAAAGGTTTCTTCGGTAGAAGAAAAAATGTTTGGACTGTTGCTAAAAACGCCGTGGAAAAAGCAATGCAATATGCTTACCGCGGTAGAAAAGAGAAGAAAAGGAATTTCAGAAGCCTCTGGATTACGCGTATTAACGCTGGATGCAGAACCCACGGAATGTCTTACTCTCAGTTTATGGGAGCTCTTAAAAAGAACAACATTGAACTCAACAGAAAAGTTTTAGCAGACCTTGCGATGAACCACCCTGAAGCGTTCAAAGCTGTTATCGATCAAGTAAAATAA
- the rpmI gene encoding 50S ribosomal protein L35: MPKLKTKSGAKKRFALTGTGKIKRKNAYKSHILTKKETKQKRNLTQTSYVTNVDEKSVLKQLAIK; the protein is encoded by the coding sequence ATGCCAAAATTAAAAACGAAATCAGGTGCTAAGAAGCGTTTTGCTCTTACCGGAACAGGTAAAATCAAAAGAAAAAATGCTTACAAAAGCCACATCTTAACAAAGAAGGAAACTAAGCAAAAGAGAAATCTTACGCAAACTTCTTATGTTACTAATGTGGATGAAAAAAGCGTTCTTAAGCAATTAGCCATTAAGTAG
- the infC gene encoding translation initiation factor IF-3: MINDKIRAKELRLVGENIEQGVYPLAKAKELAAEQELDLVVISDKAEPYVARIMDYKKFLYEQKKKQKELKAKQVKVVVKEIRFGPQTDDHDYEFKKKHAEKFLEEGSKLKTYVFFKGRSIVFKDQGEILLLKLAQDLEHVGKVDQLPKLEGKRMIMMMSPKKTK, from the coding sequence ATGATTAACGATAAAATCCGTGCTAAAGAGTTACGCCTTGTAGGAGAGAACATAGAACAGGGGGTTTATCCTTTGGCTAAAGCTAAGGAACTTGCCGCTGAGCAAGAGTTAGACCTCGTGGTTATTTCTGACAAAGCAGAGCCTTATGTGGCTCGTATTATGGATTATAAAAAATTCCTCTACGAGCAGAAAAAGAAACAAAAAGAACTGAAAGCCAAGCAAGTAAAAGTGGTGGTAAAAGAGATCCGCTTTGGACCTCAAACCGATGACCACGACTACGAGTTCAAGAAAAAACACGCTGAAAAATTCTTGGAAGAAGGTTCTAAACTTAAAACTTATGTGTTCTTTAAAGGGCGCTCTATTGTCTTCAAAGACCAAGGCGAAATTCTCCTCTTAAAGTTAGCACAAGATTTAGAGCATGTGGGCAAAGTAGACCAACTGCCTAAATTAGAAGGCAAGCGGATGATCATGATGATGAGTCCAAAGAAAACTAAATAA
- the thrS gene encoding threonine--tRNA ligase has translation MVKITLPDGSIKAFEQAVTPIEVAKSISEGLARNTISAVVNGKQVEVTTPITTDATLQLLTWNDELGKKAFWHSSAHLLAQAILFYYPNAKLTIGPAIEHGFYYDVDFGDESLSEKDFEKIEKKMLENAKKNATFNLYPVSKADALKEYADNPYKTELIENLNDGEITFCTHDDFTDLCRGGHIPSTGLVKAVKILNAAGAYWRGDEKNPQLTRVYGISFPKQKELTEYLERLEEAKRRDHRKLGKELGLFTFSEKVGAGLPLWLPKGTALRKKLENFLTDAQKKGGYEFVMTPHIGNIELYKTSGHYEKYGADSFQPIKTPHEGEEFLLKPMNCPHHCEIYKSHQWSYKDLPKRYAEFGTVYRYEQSGELHGLTRVRGFTQDDAHLFCTPDQLLEEFEKVIDLVLYVFQSLGFEDFVAQISLRDKENQAKYIGTEENWEKAENAIITAAKNKGLNTVIEYGEAAFYGPKLDFMVKDALGRSWQLGTIQVDYNLPERFDLTYIGSDNEKHRPIMIHRAPFGSMERFIAILIENTAGDFPLWLSPDQYILLPISEKYTNYAKKVSQLLENHDICGLIDERNEKTGKKIRDAEINKIPFMLIVGENEEGHGTVSVRRRGEGDLGEMSIEAFVELFKKEAQVIKK, from the coding sequence ATGGTAAAAATTACTCTTCCTGACGGAAGCATCAAAGCGTTTGAGCAAGCGGTGACGCCCATAGAAGTGGCGAAATCTATTAGCGAAGGATTGGCAAGAAACACCATTTCTGCCGTTGTGAATGGGAAACAAGTGGAAGTCACCACGCCCATTACCACAGATGCCACGCTGCAGTTGCTCACTTGGAATGATGAACTTGGTAAAAAAGCATTCTGGCACTCCTCGGCTCACCTATTGGCGCAGGCGATTTTATTCTATTATCCTAACGCCAAACTGACCATAGGACCTGCCATTGAGCACGGCTTCTATTATGATGTTGACTTTGGTGATGAGAGTCTATCCGAAAAAGATTTTGAAAAGATAGAGAAAAAAATGTTGGAAAACGCGAAGAAAAACGCCACTTTCAACCTTTATCCAGTTTCCAAAGCTGATGCTCTAAAAGAATACGCCGACAATCCTTATAAAACAGAACTGATTGAAAACCTGAACGATGGCGAAATCACTTTCTGTACCCACGATGATTTTACAGACCTTTGTAGAGGAGGGCACATTCCATCTACAGGGCTCGTTAAAGCGGTAAAAATCCTCAACGCTGCAGGTGCCTATTGGCGTGGCGATGAGAAAAATCCGCAGCTGACCAGAGTGTATGGCATCTCTTTCCCTAAACAAAAGGAGCTCACCGAATATTTAGAGCGGTTAGAAGAGGCTAAACGCCGCGACCACAGAAAGTTAGGTAAAGAATTAGGGCTCTTCACTTTCTCTGAAAAAGTAGGTGCTGGCTTGCCATTATGGCTACCTAAAGGAACGGCTTTAAGAAAAAAATTAGAAAACTTCTTGACCGATGCACAGAAAAAAGGCGGCTACGAATTTGTGATGACGCCACACATCGGGAATATAGAACTTTATAAAACTTCGGGGCATTACGAAAAATATGGCGCCGATAGCTTCCAACCGATAAAAACCCCTCACGAGGGCGAAGAGTTTTTATTAAAACCAATGAACTGCCCTCACCATTGCGAAATATACAAATCTCATCAATGGTCTTATAAAGATTTACCAAAGCGTTATGCAGAATTTGGCACCGTTTATCGCTATGAGCAAAGTGGCGAGCTCCACGGGCTGACCCGCGTGCGTGGCTTTACCCAAGATGATGCCCACTTATTCTGTACACCAGACCAGCTTTTAGAAGAGTTTGAAAAGGTGATAGACTTGGTGCTTTATGTATTCCAATCTTTAGGATTTGAAGATTTTGTAGCGCAGATTTCCCTAAGAGACAAGGAAAACCAAGCCAAGTACATCGGTACTGAAGAGAATTGGGAAAAGGCGGAAAATGCCATCATCACCGCTGCCAAAAACAAAGGGCTAAATACGGTCATTGAGTATGGAGAAGCCGCTTTCTACGGTCCTAAATTGGATTTTATGGTGAAAGATGCCTTGGGCAGAAGTTGGCAATTGGGAACCATACAAGTGGATTACAACTTGCCAGAGCGTTTTGACCTTACTTATATAGGTAGTGATAATGAGAAGCATAGACCTATTATGATCCACCGTGCGCCATTCGGTTCTATGGAGCGTTTCATCGCGATTTTAATAGAAAATACCGCTGGCGACTTCCCACTTTGGCTCAGTCCAGACCAATATATCTTATTGCCAATTAGTGAAAAATATACAAATTATGCCAAAAAAGTTTCACAATTGTTAGAAAATCACGATATTTGCGGACTGATAGATGAGCGTAACGAGAAAACAGGTAAAAAAATCCGTGATGCGGAAATCAATAAAATACCGTTTATGCTCATTGTAGGCGAGAATGAAGAAGGTCATGGCACCGTTTCTGTAAGAAGACGCGGCGAGGGTGATTTAGGAGAAATGAGTATAGAAGCCTTTGTAGAGCTTTTTAAGAAGGAAGCTCAGGTCATAAAAAAATAA
- a CDS encoding T9SS type A sorting domain-containing protein yields MKKFYSLLAATAMVATVSAQNLVQNPSFESGFTGGWAKTSTNYTEPVVVEGGAQDGNKYVKYENLTKTTGFYQNIPVNAGEKYVLTFYYKAKSTESGKTRLVRLWSVFRDKDGEVIYLAGDKNNATEDPLRTKNDYLPVVENWTKHEVEFTAPAEVASLDLAVRAYKGGTVSYDNFSLVKKSDLAVIETDAKINNIVKNTVVENQILFGAKANVKIYNANGQVVKTASVNDGEALNVSALPKGFYVVAAEVNGQAVSQKIIKK; encoded by the coding sequence ATGAAAAAATTTTATTCTTTATTAGCCGCCACAGCGATGGTTGCAACAGTAAGTGCGCAAAACTTAGTTCAAAATCCATCTTTTGAAAGTGGTTTTACAGGAGGATGGGCAAAAACCTCTACTAATTATACAGAGCCAGTAGTAGTAGAAGGAGGAGCCCAAGATGGTAATAAGTATGTGAAGTATGAGAATCTAACAAAAACAACAGGTTTTTATCAGAATATACCAGTAAATGCAGGTGAAAAATATGTTCTTACATTCTATTATAAGGCAAAATCAACGGAATCAGGCAAAACTAGACTTGTACGGTTATGGTCTGTTTTTAGAGATAAAGACGGAGAAGTTATTTATTTAGCTGGAGATAAAAACAATGCAACAGAAGATCCATTAAGAACCAAAAATGATTATTTACCTGTGGTTGAAAATTGGACTAAGCATGAAGTTGAGTTTACAGCACCTGCAGAAGTGGCATCTCTAGATTTAGCTGTAAGAGCTTATAAAGGGGGAACTGTAAGTTATGACAACTTTTCTTTAGTAAAAAAATCAGATTTAGCTGTTATTGAAACAGATGCTAAAATCAATAATATCGTTAAAAACACCGTAGTAGAAAACCAAATTCTTTTTGGTGCTAAGGCTAATGTGAAAATCTACAACGCTAATGGGCAAGTGGTAAAAACTGCCAGCGTAAACGATGGAGAAGCGCTTAATGTTTCTGCATTACCAAAAGGTTTCTATGTGGTAGCCGCAGAAGTCAACGGACAAGCTGTTTCTCAGAAAATTATCAAAAAATAA
- a CDS encoding thymidylate synthase has protein sequence MQNYLDLLQHILDHGTDKTDRTGTGTRSIFGYQLRYNLAEGFPLVTTKKVHLKSIIYELLWFLRGDTNIRYLKENGVSIWDEWADENGDLGPVYGAQWRSWKGADNQVIDQISEVVQQIKTNPDSRRLIVSAWNAAEIPNMALAPCHAMFQFYVADGKLSLQLYQRSADVFLGVPFNIASYALLTMMVAQVCGLQVGDYVHSFGDVHIYNNHFEQVQKQLARTPKPLPKMSLNPEVKDLFDFTFEDFKLENYDPYPGIKAPVAV, from the coding sequence ATGCAGAATTATTTAGACCTCCTCCAGCATATTTTAGACCATGGCACGGATAAAACCGACCGCACAGGTACGGGCACGCGCAGCATTTTTGGCTACCAACTCCGCTATAACCTTGCCGAGGGCTTCCCGTTGGTAACCACAAAAAAGGTGCACCTAAAATCCATTATTTATGAATTGCTTTGGTTCCTCAGGGGCGATACCAACATCCGTTATCTTAAGGAAAATGGCGTGAGCATTTGGGATGAATGGGCAGATGAAAATGGCGACCTCGGTCCCGTGTATGGCGCACAGTGGCGCAGTTGGAAAGGCGCAGATAACCAAGTAATAGACCAAATTTCGGAAGTGGTACAGCAGATTAAAACCAACCCAGACAGCCGCCGCCTCATCGTTTCAGCGTGGAATGCCGCCGAGATTCCCAATATGGCATTAGCGCCGTGCCACGCTATGTTCCAGTTCTATGTTGCCGATGGCAAACTCTCGCTACAGCTCTACCAGCGCAGCGCTGATGTCTTTTTAGGCGTGCCGTTCAACATTGCCAGTTATGCTCTTCTCACTATGATGGTGGCACAGGTTTGTGGCTTGCAGGTGGGGGATTATGTCCATTCCTTTGGCGATGTCCATATTTACAACAACCACTTTGAACAAGTTCAAAAGCAACTCGCCAGAACCCCGAAACCGTTGCCGAAAATGAGCCTCAACCCAGAGGTTAAAGACCTCTTTGACTTCACTTTTGAAGACTTTAAATTAGAGAATTATGATCCTTATCCAGGCATCAAAGCGCCTGTTGCGGTATAG